A stretch of the Pan troglodytes isolate AG18354 chromosome 20, NHGRI_mPanTro3-v2.0_pri, whole genome shotgun sequence genome encodes the following:
- the ZNF547 gene encoding zinc finger protein 547, which yields MAEMNPAQGRVVFEDVAIYFSQEEWGHLDEAQRLLYRDVMLENLALLSSLGCCHGAEDEEAPLEPGVSVGVSQVMAPKPCLSTQNTQPCETCSSLLKDILRLAEHDGTHPEQGLYTCPAHLHQHQKEQIREKLSRGDGGRPTFVKNHRVHMAGKTFLCSECGKAFSHKHKLSDHQKIHTGERTYKCSKCGILFMERSTLSRHQRTHTGERPYECNECGKAFLCKSHLVRHQTIHSGERPYECSECGKLFMWSSTLITHQRVHTGKRPYGCSECGKFFKCNSNLFRHYRIHTGKRSYGCSECGKFFMERSTLSRHQRVHTGERPYECNECGKFFSLKSVLIQHQRVHTGERPYECSECGKAFLTKSHLICHQTVHTAAKQCSECGKFFRYNSTLLRHQKVHTG from the exons ATGGCAGAAATGAACCCTGCACAG GGTCGTGTGGTTTTTGAGGACGTGGCCATATATTTCTCCCAGGAGGAGTGGGGGCATCTTGATGAGGCTCAGAGATTGCTGTACCGTGATGTGATGCTGGAGAATTTGGCCCTTTTGTCCTCACTAG GTTGTTGCCATGGAGCTGAGGATGAGGAGGCACCTTTAGAGCCAGGTGTTTCTGTAGGAGTGTCACAGGTCATGGCTCCAAAGCCCTGTCTATCTACCCAGAATACCCAGCCCTGTGAGACATGTAGCTCACTTCTGAAGGACATTCTGCGTCTGGCTGAGCATGACGGAACACACCCCGAGCAGGGACTGTACACGTGTCCAGCACATCTTCACCAGCACCAAAAGGAGCAGATTAGAGAGAAACTTTCTAgaggggatggaggaagaccGACATTTGTGAAGAACCACAGAGTTCACATGGCAGGGAAGACCTTCTtgtgcagtgaatgtgggaaagcctttagccACAAACATAAACTTTCTGACCATCAGAAAATCCACACTGGAGAAAGAACTTATAAGTGCAGCAAATGTGGGATATTGTTTATGGAAAGGTCCACACTCAGTAGACATCAGAGAACTCACACTGGAGAAAGGCCTTATGAGTGCAatgaatgtgggaaggcctttCTTTGTAAGTCTCACCTTGTTCGTCACCAGACAATCCACTCTGGAGAAAGGCCTTATgagtgcagtgaatgtgggaaattGTTTATGTGGAGTTCCACACTCATTACACATCAGAGGGTTCACACTGGAAAGAGGCCTTATGGTTGCAGTGAATGTGGGAAGTTCTTTAAGTGCAACTCAAACCTCTTTAGGCATTACAGAATTCATACAGGAAAAAGGTCTTATGGttgcagtgaatgtgggaaattCTTTATGGAAAGGTCTACACTCAGTAGACATCAGagagttcacactggagaaaggccTTATGAGTGCAATGAATGTGGGAAATTCTTCAGCTTGAAATCCGTCCTCATTCAACACCAAAGAGTTCACACTGGAGAACGGCCTTATGAATGCAGTGAGTGTGGGAAGGCTTTCCTTACAAAGTCCCACCTCATTTGTCATCAGACAGTTCACACTGCAGCAAAGCagtgcagtgaatgtgggaaattCTTTAGGTATAACTCCACACTTCTCAGACATCAGAAAGTCCACACTGGATAA
- the ZNF548 gene encoding zinc finger protein 548 isoform X1: MNLTENGVGEVSIKSRFPGEDHRLDFGHGDSQMSQDGYVTQTGGHKERCRPGITGILDCICKKGGLDWSPLAMAEMDPTQGRVVFEDVAIYFSQEEWGHLDEAQRLLYRDVMLENLALLSSLGSWHGAEDEEAPSQQGFSVGVSEVTTSKPCLSSQKVHPSETCGPPLKDILCLVEHNGIHPEQAIYICEAELFQHPKQQIGENLSRGGDWIPSFGKNHRVHMAEEIFTCMEGWKDLPATSCLLQHQGPQSEWKPYRDTEDREAFQTGQNDYKCSECGKTFTCSYSFVEHQKIHTGERSYECNKCGKFFKYSANFMKHQTVHTSERTYECRECGKSFMYNYRLMRHKRVHTGERPYECNTCGKFFRYSSTFVRHQRVHTGERPYECRECGKFFMDSSTLIKHQRVHTGERPYKCNDCGKFFRYISTLIRHQRIHTGERPYECSVCGELFRYNSSLVKHWRNHTGERPYKCSECGKSFRYHCRLIRHQRVHTGERPYECSECGKFFRYNSNLIKHWRNHTGERPYECRECGKAFSHKHILVEHQKIHSGERPYECSECQKAFIRKSHLVHHQKIHREERLVCSMNVGNSLAKTPTSLNIRDFTMEKVYH; this comes from the exons ATGAACCTGACTGAG AATGGAGTTGGGGAAGTCAGCATAAAGAGCAGATTTCCGGGAGAAGATCACAGGTTGGATTTTGGACATGGTGATTCTCAAATGTCTCAAGATGGATATGTCACACAGACAGGTGGACATAAAG AAAGGTGCAGACCTGGCATAACAGGGATTCTGGATTGCATCTGTAAAAAGGGAGGCCTGGACTGG AGTCCCCTGGCGATGGCAGAAATGGACCCTACACAG GGCCGTGTGGTCTTTGAGGACGTGGCCATATATTTCTCCCAGGAGGAGTGGGGGCACCTTGATGAGGCTCAGAGATTGCTGTACCGTGATGTGATGCTGGAGAATTTGGCCCTTTTGTCCTCACTAG GTTCTTGGCATGGAGCTGAGGATGAGGAGGCACCTTCACAGCAAGGTTTTTCTGTAGGAGTGTCAGAGGTTACAACTTCAAAGCCCTGTCTGTCCAGCCAGAAGGTCCACCCTAGTGAGACATGTGGCCCACCCTTGAAAGACATTCTGTGCCTGGTTGAGCACAATGGAATTCATCCTGAGCAAGCCATATATATTTGTGAGGCAGAGCTTTTTCAGCACCCAAAGCAGCAAATTGGAGAAAATCTTTCCAGAGGGGGTGATTGGATACCTTCATTTGGGAAGAACCACAGAGTTCACATGGCAGAGGAGATCTTCACATGCATGGAGGGCTGGAAGGACTTACCAGCCACCTCATGCCTTCTCCAGCACCAGGGCCCTCAAAGCGAGTGGAAGCCATACAGGGACACAGAGGACAGAGAAGCCTTTCAGACTGGACAAAATGATTACAAATGTAGTGAATGTGGGAAAACCTTCACCTGCAGCTATTCATTTGTTGAGCACCAGAAAATCCACACAGGAGAAAGGTCTTATGAATGTAACAAATGTGGGAAATTCTTTAAGTACAGTGCCAATTTCATGAAACATCAGACAGTTCACACTAGTGAAAGGACTTATGAATGCAGAGAATGTGGAAAATCCTTTATGTACAACTACCGACTCATGAGACATAAGcgagttcacactggagaaaggccTTATGAGTGCAACACATGTGGGAAATTCTTTCGGTACAGCTCCACATTTGTTAGACATCAGAGAGTTCACACCGGAGAAAGGCCATATGAGTGCAGGGAATGTGGGAAATTCTTTATGGACAGCTCCACACTCATTAAACATCAGAGAGTTCACACCGGAGAAAGACCTTATAAGTGCAATGATTGTGGGAAATTTTTTAGGTATATCTCCACACTCATTagacatcagagaattcacactggagaaaggccTTATGAGTGCAGTGTATGTGGGGAATTGTTTAGGTACAACTCCAGCCTCGTTAAACATTGGAGAAATCACACTGGAGAAAGGCCTTATAaatgcagtgaatgtgggaaatcATTTAGGTACCACTGCAGGCTCATTAGACACCAGAGAGTCCACACAGGAGAAAGGCCTTATGAGTGCAGCGAATGCGGGAAATTCTTTCGTTACAACTCCAACCTCATTAAACATTGGAGAAATCACACTGGAGAAAGGCCTTACGAGTGCAGagagtgtgggaaagcctttagccACAAGCATATACTTGTTGAGCACCAGAAAATCCACAGTGGAGAAAGACCTTATGAGTGCAGCGAATGCCAGAAGGCCTTTATTAGAAAGTCTCACCTGGTTCATCACCAGAAAATCCACAGGGAAGAGAGACTTGTGTGCTCCATGAATGTGGGGAATTCTTTAGCTAAAACTCCAACCTCATTAAACATCAGAGATTTCACAATGGAGAAAGTTTACCATTGA
- the ZNF548 gene encoding zinc finger protein 548 isoform X2: MNLTESPLAMAEMDPTQGRVVFEDVAIYFSQEEWGHLDEAQRLLYRDVMLENLALLSSLGSWHGAEDEEAPSQQGFSVGVSEVTTSKPCLSSQKVHPSETCGPPLKDILCLVEHNGIHPEQAIYICEAELFQHPKQQIGENLSRGGDWIPSFGKNHRVHMAEEIFTCMEGWKDLPATSCLLQHQGPQSEWKPYRDTEDREAFQTGQNDYKCSECGKTFTCSYSFVEHQKIHTGERSYECNKCGKFFKYSANFMKHQTVHTSERTYECRECGKSFMYNYRLMRHKRVHTGERPYECNTCGKFFRYSSTFVRHQRVHTGERPYECRECGKFFMDSSTLIKHQRVHTGERPYKCNDCGKFFRYISTLIRHQRIHTGERPYECSVCGELFRYNSSLVKHWRNHTGERPYKCSECGKSFRYHCRLIRHQRVHTGERPYECSECGKFFRYNSNLIKHWRNHTGERPYECRECGKAFSHKHILVEHQKIHSGERPYECSECQKAFIRKSHLVHHQKIHREERLVCSMNVGNSLAKTPTSLNIRDFTMEKVYH; this comes from the exons ATGAACCTGACTGAG AGTCCCCTGGCGATGGCAGAAATGGACCCTACACAG GGCCGTGTGGTCTTTGAGGACGTGGCCATATATTTCTCCCAGGAGGAGTGGGGGCACCTTGATGAGGCTCAGAGATTGCTGTACCGTGATGTGATGCTGGAGAATTTGGCCCTTTTGTCCTCACTAG GTTCTTGGCATGGAGCTGAGGATGAGGAGGCACCTTCACAGCAAGGTTTTTCTGTAGGAGTGTCAGAGGTTACAACTTCAAAGCCCTGTCTGTCCAGCCAGAAGGTCCACCCTAGTGAGACATGTGGCCCACCCTTGAAAGACATTCTGTGCCTGGTTGAGCACAATGGAATTCATCCTGAGCAAGCCATATATATTTGTGAGGCAGAGCTTTTTCAGCACCCAAAGCAGCAAATTGGAGAAAATCTTTCCAGAGGGGGTGATTGGATACCTTCATTTGGGAAGAACCACAGAGTTCACATGGCAGAGGAGATCTTCACATGCATGGAGGGCTGGAAGGACTTACCAGCCACCTCATGCCTTCTCCAGCACCAGGGCCCTCAAAGCGAGTGGAAGCCATACAGGGACACAGAGGACAGAGAAGCCTTTCAGACTGGACAAAATGATTACAAATGTAGTGAATGTGGGAAAACCTTCACCTGCAGCTATTCATTTGTTGAGCACCAGAAAATCCACACAGGAGAAAGGTCTTATGAATGTAACAAATGTGGGAAATTCTTTAAGTACAGTGCCAATTTCATGAAACATCAGACAGTTCACACTAGTGAAAGGACTTATGAATGCAGAGAATGTGGAAAATCCTTTATGTACAACTACCGACTCATGAGACATAAGcgagttcacactggagaaaggccTTATGAGTGCAACACATGTGGGAAATTCTTTCGGTACAGCTCCACATTTGTTAGACATCAGAGAGTTCACACCGGAGAAAGGCCATATGAGTGCAGGGAATGTGGGAAATTCTTTATGGACAGCTCCACACTCATTAAACATCAGAGAGTTCACACCGGAGAAAGACCTTATAAGTGCAATGATTGTGGGAAATTTTTTAGGTATATCTCCACACTCATTagacatcagagaattcacactggagaaaggccTTATGAGTGCAGTGTATGTGGGGAATTGTTTAGGTACAACTCCAGCCTCGTTAAACATTGGAGAAATCACACTGGAGAAAGGCCTTATAaatgcagtgaatgtgggaaatcATTTAGGTACCACTGCAGGCTCATTAGACACCAGAGAGTCCACACAGGAGAAAGGCCTTATGAGTGCAGCGAATGCGGGAAATTCTTTCGTTACAACTCCAACCTCATTAAACATTGGAGAAATCACACTGGAGAAAGGCCTTACGAGTGCAGagagtgtgggaaagcctttagccACAAGCATATACTTGTTGAGCACCAGAAAATCCACAGTGGAGAAAGACCTTATGAGTGCAGCGAATGCCAGAAGGCCTTTATTAGAAAGTCTCACCTGGTTCATCACCAGAAAATCCACAGGGAAGAGAGACTTGTGTGCTCCATGAATGTGGGGAATTCTTTAGCTAAAACTCCAACCTCATTAAACATCAGAGATTTCACAATGGAGAAAGTTTACCATTGA
- the ZNF548 gene encoding zinc finger protein 548 isoform X3, whose product MLENLALLSSLGSWHGAEDEEAPSQQGFSVGVSEVTTSKPCLSSQKVHPSETCGPPLKDILCLVEHNGIHPEQAIYICEAELFQHPKQQIGENLSRGGDWIPSFGKNHRVHMAEEIFTCMEGWKDLPATSCLLQHQGPQSEWKPYRDTEDREAFQTGQNDYKCSECGKTFTCSYSFVEHQKIHTGERSYECNKCGKFFKYSANFMKHQTVHTSERTYECRECGKSFMYNYRLMRHKRVHTGERPYECNTCGKFFRYSSTFVRHQRVHTGERPYECRECGKFFMDSSTLIKHQRVHTGERPYKCNDCGKFFRYISTLIRHQRIHTGERPYECSVCGELFRYNSSLVKHWRNHTGERPYKCSECGKSFRYHCRLIRHQRVHTGERPYECSECGKFFRYNSNLIKHWRNHTGERPYECRECGKAFSHKHILVEHQKIHSGERPYECSECQKAFIRKSHLVHHQKIHREERLVCSMNVGNSLAKTPTSLNIRDFTMEKVYH is encoded by the exons ATGCTGGAGAATTTGGCCCTTTTGTCCTCACTAG GTTCTTGGCATGGAGCTGAGGATGAGGAGGCACCTTCACAGCAAGGTTTTTCTGTAGGAGTGTCAGAGGTTACAACTTCAAAGCCCTGTCTGTCCAGCCAGAAGGTCCACCCTAGTGAGACATGTGGCCCACCCTTGAAAGACATTCTGTGCCTGGTTGAGCACAATGGAATTCATCCTGAGCAAGCCATATATATTTGTGAGGCAGAGCTTTTTCAGCACCCAAAGCAGCAAATTGGAGAAAATCTTTCCAGAGGGGGTGATTGGATACCTTCATTTGGGAAGAACCACAGAGTTCACATGGCAGAGGAGATCTTCACATGCATGGAGGGCTGGAAGGACTTACCAGCCACCTCATGCCTTCTCCAGCACCAGGGCCCTCAAAGCGAGTGGAAGCCATACAGGGACACAGAGGACAGAGAAGCCTTTCAGACTGGACAAAATGATTACAAATGTAGTGAATGTGGGAAAACCTTCACCTGCAGCTATTCATTTGTTGAGCACCAGAAAATCCACACAGGAGAAAGGTCTTATGAATGTAACAAATGTGGGAAATTCTTTAAGTACAGTGCCAATTTCATGAAACATCAGACAGTTCACACTAGTGAAAGGACTTATGAATGCAGAGAATGTGGAAAATCCTTTATGTACAACTACCGACTCATGAGACATAAGcgagttcacactggagaaaggccTTATGAGTGCAACACATGTGGGAAATTCTTTCGGTACAGCTCCACATTTGTTAGACATCAGAGAGTTCACACCGGAGAAAGGCCATATGAGTGCAGGGAATGTGGGAAATTCTTTATGGACAGCTCCACACTCATTAAACATCAGAGAGTTCACACCGGAGAAAGACCTTATAAGTGCAATGATTGTGGGAAATTTTTTAGGTATATCTCCACACTCATTagacatcagagaattcacactggagaaaggccTTATGAGTGCAGTGTATGTGGGGAATTGTTTAGGTACAACTCCAGCCTCGTTAAACATTGGAGAAATCACACTGGAGAAAGGCCTTATAaatgcagtgaatgtgggaaatcATTTAGGTACCACTGCAGGCTCATTAGACACCAGAGAGTCCACACAGGAGAAAGGCCTTATGAGTGCAGCGAATGCGGGAAATTCTTTCGTTACAACTCCAACCTCATTAAACATTGGAGAAATCACACTGGAGAAAGGCCTTACGAGTGCAGagagtgtgggaaagcctttagccACAAGCATATACTTGTTGAGCACCAGAAAATCCACAGTGGAGAAAGACCTTATGAGTGCAGCGAATGCCAGAAGGCCTTTATTAGAAAGTCTCACCTGGTTCATCACCAGAAAATCCACAGGGAAGAGAGACTTGTGTGCTCCATGAATGTGGGGAATTCTTTAGCTAAAACTCCAACCTCATTAAACATCAGAGATTTCACAATGGAGAAAGTTTACCATTGA